A stretch of DNA from Methanomassiliicoccales archaeon:
GCAGCAAATGGCGAAAGGCCACAATAAAGACATTAAGAAAAGGCATTCGCCAAAGGTGGACGAATAATGGTAGAAACCTCTCTGAATATCGATGACAGCAGGGAGAAGGTTCCACGAACTGTTCGTGAGATCCTAACTGAGATGAAGGACACGTCTGAGGTGATAGTCGACTTAGCCTATGCCTCATTGGTATTCGATAGTGAAGATATGGCAGAAGAGGTGCACCATTTAGAAAAAAGAATGGATACGCTTCTGTACCATATCCGCATCAAAGCCATGCTTTCGGCAAGAACCAGAAGGGATGCAGAGCAGCTAGCAGGTTTGCTGCAAGTGGCCTCCGCGGCTGAAGCGATTTCCAACGCTGCCAGGGACATAGTCATGCTTCTGAAATATGATAGCGATAAGAGGCCTTTCCTACCTATTGTTTTAAAAGAAGCAGAAGAGAAGATCAGATCTATCATATTGGCTGATAAATCGGACATGGTTAACCGCTCCATAGGAGATTTGGCTGTGGAAGCGGAGACG
This window harbors:
- a CDS encoding TrkA C-terminal domain-containing protein; the encoded protein is MVETSLNIDDSREKVPRTVREILTEMKDTSEVIVDLAYASLVFDSEDMAEEVHHLEKRMDTLLYHIRIKAMLSARTRRDAEQLAGLLQVASAAEAISNAARDIVMLLKYDSDKRPFLPIVLKEAEEKIRSIILADKSDMVNRSIGDLAVEAETGMRVIALRRGKRWLYDPDGTTKLKAGDLLIVRGTENGYEVLKSYALGEKLWPQYSKKEEG